A single window of Rhipicephalus microplus isolate Deutch F79 chromosome 5, USDA_Rmic, whole genome shotgun sequence DNA harbors:
- the LOC119174898 gene encoding beta-1,4-mannosyl-glycoprotein 4-beta-N-acetylglucosaminyltransferase: MLFAGHSQYSSEVVGGGKRQYLPDSSMPAWCCSTRRIRVILVCFIAFNIVILLLAAINSDTVSRVRHGGGLWTELCQHCGSGHDRDASYRDIATDIFHLPLLENVDMGAHYYPLASSADPGGKWCFRKGTLPPAHSENAERCLCSEGYYGADCGIPQVVWNSSFLEAGTRQGAWVRRRVKPRRLLGIFTVTGPFQLDFLRLQIAYLRPIVDVFVIADKTNRLLADIERTFGGQQEYTKIVYLPLNNRNNSTARAEDMLQHLFWKRLSDFRLDDLLVWADLTTVPLAEVLLFLKLYDGYSEPVYLNVRQLAYSFLWEQKRGSNSSSSSEHRESSQTPFVSTFAVLSVLCRYNLTCAMPPKENAFTAAQLEAFTKNHGWAIEHWKLGTREEPSGWNCKNCVTFSDSSSLFPESAINGSMVTNEQWEATLLNKLKDNGFSFKTVQPVDKNDLRYLAPRMLLEKPGSLWYLVPLHLKTSQV, from the exons ATGCTTTTTGCCG GGCATTCGCAATACAGCTCTGAGGTCGTCGGTGGTGGAAAGCGCCAGTACCTGCCAGACTCGAGCATGCCCGCCTGGTGCTGCAGTACGCGCCGCATCCGGGTCATCTTGGTCTGTTTCATCGCCTTCAACATTGTGATACTGCTGCTGGCCGCCATCAATTCGGACACCGTGTCTCGCGTGCGACACGGGGGCGGCCTCTGGACCGAGCTGTGCCAACACTGCGGTAGCGGCCACGACCGCGATGCCTCGTACAGAGACATCGCCACGGACATCTTTCACTTGCCACTGCTCGAGAATGTGGACATGGGCGCGCACTACTATCCGCTCGCGTCATCCGCCGATCCGGGTGGCAAGTGGTGCTTCCGCAAGGGAACGCTGCCGCCTGCTCACTCGGAGAATGCGGAAAGGTGCCTGTGTTCCGAGGGCTACTACGGTGCCGATTGCGGAATTCCTCAG GTCGTGTGGAATTCGAGCTTTCTTGAAGCTGGCACTAGGCAAGGTGCTTGGGTCCGGCGTCGTGTGAAACCTAGAAGACTCCTCGGCATTTTCACAGTGACTGGCCCGTTTCAGTTGGACTTCCTTAGGCTGCAGATCGCATACTTACGGCCGATAGTAGATGTGTTTGTTATTGCGGACAAAACCAACCGGCTCCTGGCTGACATAGAACGCACTTTTGGTGGTCAACAGGAGTACACTAAGATTGTGTACCTACCCCTTAACAACCGCAATAACTCAACGGCAAGAGCCGAAGACATGCTGCAGCACCTCTTTTGGAAACGCCTCTCTGACTTCCGCCTTGACGATCTGCTTGTCTGGGCAGACCTGACCACAGTGCCACTTGCAGAAGTACTTCTCTTCTTGAAACTATACGATGGTTACTCGGAGCCTGTTTACTTAAACGTTCGACAGCTCGCATACAGTTTTCTATGGGAGCAGAAGAGAGGCTCGAATTCGAGCAGCTCGAGCGAGCACAGGGAAAGCTCACAAACTCCATTTGTCTCAACCTTTGCTGTGTTGAGTGTGTTGTGCCGTTACAACTTGACTTGTGCCATGCCTCCTAAGGAGAATGCCTTTACTGCAGCACAGCTGGAAGCATTTACCAAAAACCACGGGTGGGCTATCGAGCATTGGAAATTGGGAACAAGAGAAGAGCCATCTGGTTGGAATTGCAAGAACTGCGTTACCTTTTCAGACTCCTCATCCTTATTTCCTGAGAGTGCAATCAATGGTTCGATGGTGACCAATGAGCAGTGGGAAGCAACACTTTTGAACAAACTGAAAGACAATGGATTCAGTTTCAAGACTGTGCAGCCTGTTGATAAAAATGATCTCAGGTACCTTGCACCGCGAATGTTGTTGGAGAAGCCAGGGTCGCTATGGTACTTGGTACCACTGCATTTGAAAACATCGCAAGTTTGA